The proteins below are encoded in one region of Vicia villosa cultivar HV-30 ecotype Madison, WI unplaced genomic scaffold, Vvil1.0 ctg.001593F_1_1, whole genome shotgun sequence:
- the LOC131635928 gene encoding transcription repressor OFP6-like, translated as MSSSKKKVTLNSVSINLGCGTCRRPKLSFIFNPKQKHKKHHIHNNSSSSSSSSSNSNPWRQRDRHKTETSSSTSNATAPTTKTSFDSNKSPSLKGLGRVGNEGVAVEKDSDYPYLDFRHSMLQMILENEICCKDDLRELLKCFLELNSVEHHGIIIRAFTEIRNRVFSVNSGFSPGFNLNRMSR; from the coding sequence ATGTCTAGCTCCAAGAAAAAAGTAACCTTAAACTCTGTCTCCATAAACCTCGGTTGTGGAACATGTAGAAGACCAAAACTAAGTTTCATATTCAAcccaaaacaaaaacacaaaaaacatcaCATTCATAAcaactcttcatcttcttcttcttcttcttcaaattcaaACCCTTGGAGACAACGAGACAGACACAAAACCGAAACTTCAAGCAGCACTAGCAACGCTACTGcaccaacaacaaaaacatcattCGACTCAAATAAATCACCGTCACTGAAAGGACTCGGAAGAGTCGGAAACGAAGGAGTAGCGGTTGAGAAAGACTCAGATTATCCTTATCTTGATTTTCGACATTCTATGCTACAAATGATATTGGAGAATGAGATATGTTGTAAGGATGATCTTAGAGagcttttgaaatgttttcttgaGCTGAATTCGGTGGAACATCATGGGATTATTATAAGGGCTTTTACTGAGATTCGGAATAGAGTTTTCTCTGTTAACTCTGGTTTTTCTCCAGGATTCAATCTCAACCGCATGTCACGTTGA
- the LOC131635920 gene encoding uncharacterized protein LOC131635920 yields MAPPQYIINAHIFGETYDNEEVGFLFRNTEVKRFCLSRKANFSYFKGRLETKLAMGGVSQIFYQYRFLRGDNPVKFIQVEIKDDEDMQNMFANHEYSGYECIELYVTLPEVQTTQMVESQVIDALGDEQAEVDVVDEEEEAPEIEVDNLVNEESEDEPEVVVPRDQVHMPPVHMRNLNFDGDDEPSTDIFYDPYTQTDQRLKVGDRFRSKEACIMAIKRFHMANNVDFRVDRANVERYKIYCSNTDCGFRLHASYRKRSDSWVIGYISQDHTCINTNVSQDHRKLSYDIICQEILPLVEKDPSLKVKTIISHIVATYNYTPSYRKAWLAKTKAIEVVYGNWEDSYKRLPHFLYALQIYAPGTVTILETLPAQSPDGTSLQGNADGLTVLLERNGPDHTTTGSDGGT; encoded by the exons ATGGCCCCTCCGCAATACATTATCAACGCTCATATTTTTGGCGAGACCTATGACAACGAAGAAGTTGGTTTTCTGTTTAGAAACACTGAGGTTAAACGATTTTGTTTAAGCAGAAAAGCAAATTTCAGTTACTTCAAAGGGAGATTAGAGACGAAGCTTGCAATGGGTGGTGTATCCCAGATTTTTTACCAATATCGATTTCTTCGTGGAGACAACCCGGTCAAGTTTATCCAAGTTGAGATCAAAGACGATGAAGACATGCAGAATATGTTTGCCAATCATGAGTATTCTGGTTACGAATGCATAGAACTGTATGTTACTCTACCAGAAGTTCAAACCACACAAATGGTTGAGTCACAAGTCATTGATGCACTTGGAGACGAGCAAGCAGAGGTCGACGttgtagatgaagaagaagaagcaccggaAATAGAAGTTGATAACCTGGTAAACGAGGAAAGTGAAGATGAACCGGAAGTTGTTGTACCACGAGATCAAGTGCATATGCCTCCAGTGCACATGAGGAACCTGAATTTTGATGGGGATGACGAACCATCGACTGATATTTTCTATGATCCATACACCCAAACAGATCAACGGTTAAAAGTAGGAGACAGATTtcgttctaaggaggcatgtatcATGGCCATAAAAAGATTTCATATGGCAAACAATGTTGATTTTAGAGTTGATCGCGCCAATGTCGAAAGGTACAAAATTTACTGTAGTAACACTGattgtggattcaggttgcatgcatcatacaggaAGAGAAGTGACTCATGGGTTATAGGATATATTTCCCAAGATCACACATGTATTAACACAAATGTTTCACAAGATCACCGTAAGCTCAGTTATGACATCATTTGTCAAGAAATCTTGCCTCTAGTTGAAAAAGATCCATCGTTAAAGGTGAAAACGATAATCTCTCATATCGTTGCAACGTACAACTACACTCCGTCTTATAGAAAGGCGTGGCTGGCGAAGACCAAGGCGATCGAAGTTGTGTATGGAAATTGGGAGGATTCGTATAAACGACTCCCACATTTCTTATATGCGCTTCAAATTTATGCTCCTGGAACTGTTACTATTTTAGAGACCCTTCCGGCGCAATCTCCAGACGGAACATCACTTCAAGGAAAT gcagaTGGGTTGACAGTCTTGCTAGAGAGAAATGGACCAGATCATACGACAACGGGAAGCGATGGGGGCACATGA